From Gemmatimonadota bacterium, a single genomic window includes:
- a CDS encoding ribosome recycling factor, producing the protein MSTIPDFVKHAKEGMQKAVENAKKEFTGIRSGRASTHLLDGVRVEAYGGHVPMNQVGLVSAPEPRMLTVQPFDKSLIIAIEKAIRESQLGLNPSTQGNLIRIPIPALSEERRKDLVKVIHKLAEEARVAIRHARTEALQKVKKIERVSEDEKSRAEKDVQKITDEHTKLIDQLIHTKEAEIMEV; encoded by the coding sequence ATGAGTACCATCCCGGATTTCGTGAAGCATGCCAAGGAAGGCATGCAAAAGGCCGTCGAGAACGCCAAGAAGGAGTTCACCGGCATTCGGAGCGGCAGGGCCAGCACCCATTTGCTCGATGGGGTTCGAGTCGAGGCTTACGGCGGGCATGTCCCGATGAACCAGGTCGGACTGGTGTCGGCGCCGGAGCCCCGGATGCTGACCGTCCAGCCGTTCGACAAGTCGCTGATCATCGCGATCGAAAAGGCGATCCGGGAGTCGCAGCTCGGGCTCAACCCATCGACCCAGGGCAACCTGATCCGGATTCCGATTCCCGCGCTGTCGGAAGAACGGCGGAAGGACCTGGTCAAGGTCATTCATAAGTTGGCCGAAGAGGCTCGGGTGGCGATTCGCCACGCCCGGACCGAGGCGCTTCAGAAGGTCAAGAAGATCGAGCGCGTCTCCGAGGACGAGAAGTCCCGAGCTGAAAAAGACGTCCAAAAAATTACGGACGAGCATACCAAACTGATCGATCAGCTGATTCATACCAAAGAAGCGGAGATCATGGAGGTTTGA
- the uppS gene encoding di-trans,poly-cis-decaprenylcistransferase, whose translation MDGNGRWAKRRELPRTTGHQAGMASVRRIVESAIEAGVETLTLFAFSQENWQRPPEEIDALMALLEEYVSTQSTELRGQGVRVRMLGDLSRLSETARRAVDFVEGVTAAGETLALNICISYGSRAELAHAARLIADAVAAGRLRPDDVTEATIAERLYTAPWGDPDLLIRTSGEFRISNFLLWQLAYAELYVTPTLWPDFGREDFFLALLDYQRRDRRFGRVATS comes from the coding sequence ATGGACGGAAACGGCCGCTGGGCCAAACGACGGGAACTTCCGAGAACCACCGGGCACCAGGCCGGCATGGCCTCGGTGCGCCGGATCGTCGAATCCGCCATCGAGGCCGGGGTCGAAACCCTCACGTTGTTCGCGTTCAGCCAAGAAAACTGGCAGCGGCCCCCCGAAGAAATTGATGCCCTGATGGCCCTGCTGGAGGAATATGTGTCGACCCAGTCGACCGAGCTTCGCGGCCAGGGCGTCCGGGTCCGGATGCTGGGCGATCTGTCCCGCCTGTCGGAGACGGCCCGTCGGGCGGTCGACTTCGTTGAGGGCGTCACGGCGGCCGGCGAAACCCTCGCCCTCAATATTTGTATTTCCTACGGGTCCCGGGCCGAGTTGGCGCACGCGGCCAGGCTCATTGCCGACGCAGTCGCGGCCGGCCGGTTACGGCCCGACGACGTGACCGAGGCGACCATAGCCGAGCGCCTGTACACGGCCCCATGGGGCGATCCGGATCTGCTGATCCGGACCTCGGGCGAGTTCCGGATTTCGAATTTTCTGCTCTGGCAACTGGCCTACGCCGAGCTGTACGTGACGCCGACCCTCTGGCCGGACTTTGGGCGGGAGGACTTCTTCCTGGCCCTGCTCGACTACCAGCGGCGCGACCGCCGTTTCGGGCGCGTCGCCACCTCATAA
- a CDS encoding phosphatidate cytidylyltransferase, whose translation MSNHLQRVLFAVVAIPIAIGIVYWGGLPLAVLVAMIAALGAHELVSIARRQQIEPLWRHALIFSALIPLGVWVSYGGALLAWGGGDWAAALPSTSFALAGTVIWVMTATLIRRGPSDRPLGAASVTLLAPLYCAVLPSFLLGIRYATGPGRSWPATWAVFFPLVVTWICDSAAMYAGRSIGGPKLAPTVSPGKTRSGSAAGLVGGVLAAVIFNRLAMGPSGFAISDFQAVVFGAVLSVAAQVGDLAESLFKREAGVKDSSHLIPGHGGVLDRFDALYFVVPVAAMLYRLFGVL comes from the coding sequence ATGTCGAATCACCTCCAGCGGGTCCTGTTCGCCGTGGTGGCCATCCCGATTGCGATCGGGATCGTCTACTGGGGCGGGTTACCGCTTGCGGTCCTGGTGGCGATGATCGCCGCGCTCGGAGCTCACGAACTCGTGTCCATCGCCAGGCGCCAACAAATCGAGCCGTTGTGGCGCCACGCGTTGATCTTCAGTGCCCTGATTCCGCTCGGGGTCTGGGTCAGCTACGGCGGAGCCTTGCTGGCATGGGGAGGAGGGGACTGGGCCGCGGCCCTGCCGTCGACCTCGTTTGCCTTGGCTGGCACGGTCATCTGGGTCATGACCGCCACGCTGATCCGTCGCGGGCCCTCCGACCGACCGTTAGGCGCCGCCAGCGTCACATTGCTGGCGCCGTTGTATTGTGCCGTCTTGCCAAGTTTCCTGCTGGGCATTCGGTATGCCACCGGACCGGGCCGGAGCTGGCCGGCCACCTGGGCGGTGTTCTTCCCACTGGTGGTCACCTGGATCTGCGACAGCGCCGCGATGTATGCCGGCCGGTCCATCGGCGGTCCAAAGCTCGCTCCGACGGTCAGCCCCGGAAAAACCCGAAGCGGGTCGGCAGCCGGTCTGGTTGGGGGCGTGCTGGCGGCGGTCATCTTTAATCGGCTGGCGATGGGGCCGTCGGGCTTCGCGATCTCCGATTTCCAGGCGGTCGTCTTCGGGGCAGTGCTGTCGGTGGCGGCGCAAGTCGGCGATTTGGCCGAGTCGCTCTTCAAGCGAGAGGCCGGCGTCAAGGACTCGAGCCATTTGATTCCCGGGCATGGTGGGGTCCTCGACCGGTTCGACGCCTTGTATTTCGTGGTCCCCGTGGCCGCGATGCTGTATCGCCTGTTCGGCGTCCTGTAG
- a CDS encoding 1-deoxy-D-xylulose-5-phosphate reductoisomerase, producing the protein MRGVAVLGSTGSIGRATLEVLRRHPDRFRLVALTAGRDQAALDAQVAEWRPTYAGLANGTPAALIEAATRPDADIVVNAVVGFAGLEATLAALRAGKRVALANKESLVVAGELVERARIEGGGELVPIDSEHSAVWQCLAGARSQACRLILTASGGPFRNWPADRVAAASVAEALNHPTWRMGSKITVDSATLVNKAMEVIEGHFLFQLPYDAIEAVVHPQSIVHAFVEFADGSVLAQMGFPSMELPILYALTYPERVADAGVRRFDPVAAGSLTFEPLRVDVFRAFAAGIAAGRAGGTAPAVFNATNEVAVARFLEGRLAFGRIAEVIEAVLARHSVGRVNQLTDAQAADRWARVEAAKEIG; encoded by the coding sequence GTGCGGGGCGTCGCGGTCCTCGGCTCGACCGGCTCGATCGGGCGCGCCACCCTGGAAGTCCTCCGCCGTCATCCTGACCGGTTTCGGCTGGTGGCGCTCACGGCCGGTAGGGACCAGGCGGCGCTCGACGCCCAAGTGGCCGAGTGGCGTCCCACTTATGCCGGTCTTGCCAACGGAACGCCGGCCGCGCTGATCGAGGCCGCCACCCGGCCCGATGCCGACATCGTCGTCAACGCCGTGGTCGGGTTTGCCGGACTCGAGGCGACCCTGGCGGCGCTCAGGGCGGGGAAACGGGTCGCCCTCGCCAACAAGGAATCCCTGGTCGTGGCCGGCGAGTTGGTCGAACGGGCCCGGATCGAAGGGGGCGGCGAACTGGTCCCGATCGACTCCGAGCACAGCGCGGTGTGGCAGTGCTTGGCCGGCGCCAGAAGCCAGGCTTGCCGGCTCATCCTGACCGCCTCAGGCGGCCCGTTTCGGAACTGGCCTGCCGACCGGGTGGCAGCGGCATCGGTCGCTGAGGCACTCAATCACCCAACCTGGCGGATGGGCAGCAAGATCACCGTCGACAGTGCCACGCTCGTGAACAAGGCCATGGAGGTGATCGAAGGCCACTTCCTGTTCCAACTGCCGTATGACGCGATCGAGGCGGTGGTCCATCCCCAGAGCATCGTGCATGCCTTCGTGGAGTTTGCCGACGGGAGTGTCCTCGCGCAGATGGGGTTTCCCTCGATGGAGCTCCCGATCCTGTACGCCCTCACCTATCCCGAGCGGGTGGCGGATGCGGGCGTCCGCCGATTCGATCCAGTGGCAGCGGGGTCGTTGACATTCGAGCCCCTTCGGGTTGACGTCTTCCGGGCCTTTGCGGCGGGGATCGCCGCGGGGCGGGCGGGGGGAACGGCGCCGGCGGTCTTCAACGCGACCAACGAGGTGGCAGTGGCGCGGTTCCTCGAGGGCCGGTTAGCCTTCGGGCGGATCGCCGAAGTGATCGAGGCCGTACTGGCCCGGCATTCGGTGGGTCGGGTCAATCAGTTGACGGACGCGCAGGCAGCCGATCGCTGGGCTCGGGTCGAGGCTGCCAAGGAAATCGGATAA
- the rseP gene encoding RIP metalloprotease RseP → MGLTVISTLVVIGVLVFVHEAGHFLAAKWAGIYVHRLSLGLGAPIKWLSFRRGETEYSVSWLPLGGYVKMASALEEGAGGSLEGGKEAGVEVPPDRMFESKPVWVRMVVILAGVVMNAAFAWLILAGVLYVNGVQVTPVTAIGSVDTAGLPPGSRALASLTLGDTIVTVDGTPVRSWEAYLRRVVEPVGDSVRVGLASGRTVAIAAGSMDDRRATARAIRPFLPPVISDVVAGRPGAEAGLVVGDTILAFDGAPVTQWLDMVGQIESRADRETEILVGRSTGRVTIRATPGLEQVKDSVTGATRAVGRLGIAGPAQPEAREPVALGAALLQGGKQTWFVATRIVGTVQGLFAGRISTREVGGPIAIGIAAGESVRRGGEDFLFFMALISVNLAVINLLPIPILDGGQFLFLLAEAVMRRPVTGRVREWLTMAGFVAIAMLMVLAFSNDIRRLLGF, encoded by the coding sequence ATGGGGTTAACGGTCATTTCGACCCTCGTGGTCATCGGGGTCTTGGTCTTTGTGCACGAGGCGGGTCACTTTCTCGCGGCGAAGTGGGCCGGGATATATGTCCACCGATTGTCGCTCGGACTCGGCGCCCCGATCAAGTGGTTGTCGTTCCGCCGCGGCGAAACCGAGTACTCGGTGTCGTGGCTCCCGCTCGGCGGCTACGTGAAGATGGCGAGCGCGTTGGAGGAGGGGGCCGGCGGCTCGCTCGAGGGCGGGAAGGAGGCCGGTGTCGAGGTCCCTCCGGACCGGATGTTCGAGTCGAAACCGGTGTGGGTCCGGATGGTGGTGATCTTGGCGGGGGTCGTCATGAATGCCGCCTTTGCCTGGCTGATCCTGGCCGGGGTCCTCTACGTCAATGGAGTCCAGGTCACCCCGGTCACGGCCATCGGCTCGGTCGATACGGCCGGACTCCCGCCGGGTTCGAGGGCCCTTGCGAGCCTCACGTTAGGCGATACGATCGTGACCGTCGACGGGACGCCGGTCCGGTCGTGGGAAGCCTACCTCCGCCGGGTCGTGGAACCGGTCGGCGACTCGGTCCGGGTCGGCCTCGCGAGCGGCCGGACGGTTGCCATCGCGGCCGGGTCGATGGATGATCGCCGAGCCACCGCGCGAGCGATCCGGCCCTTCCTCCCTCCGGTCATCAGTGACGTCGTCGCCGGCCGGCCGGGTGCCGAGGCGGGTCTGGTGGTTGGCGATACCATCCTCGCGTTCGACGGCGCCCCGGTCACCCAGTGGTTGGACATGGTGGGCCAAATCGAGTCGCGGGCCGACCGGGAGACCGAGATCTTGGTGGGCCGCTCCACCGGCCGGGTGACGATCCGCGCCACTCCGGGATTGGAGCAGGTCAAGGACTCGGTGACGGGAGCCACCCGCGCCGTTGGCCGGCTGGGCATTGCCGGGCCGGCGCAGCCGGAAGCCCGGGAGCCGGTGGCGCTCGGGGCCGCCCTTCTTCAGGGGGGCAAGCAAACCTGGTTCGTAGCGACCCGGATCGTCGGCACGGTCCAGGGCCTGTTCGCGGGCCGAATTTCGACTCGGGAAGTCGGCGGACCGATTGCGATCGGGATTGCCGCCGGCGAAAGCGTAAGGCGGGGCGGGGAGGACTTCCTGTTCTTCATGGCGCTGATTTCCGTCAACCTGGCCGTGATCAACTTGCTGCCGATTCCGATTCTCGATGGGGGCCAGTTCCTTTTCCTGCTCGCCGAAGCGGTAATGCGGCGGCCGGTCACCGGTCGGGTTCGGGAATGGCTGACCATGGCCGGATTCGTGGCGATCGCGATGCTCATGGTACTGGCCTTCTCGAATGACATCCGCCGTTTGCTTGGCTTCTAA
- a CDS encoding membrane dipeptidase, whose product MARWTVVLVGLLVGGVVPGAAQTDAALARARRILRASPLVDGHNDLPLVIREDANAPGDVAAYDLRRRTTGDTDLERLRLGQVGAQFWSVYIPGEIKDSGYAKVQLEQIDIARRIIERYPEALTLATSAGDVRAAFARGKIGSLLGMEGGHAIENSLGALRAYYRLGVRYMTLTHNVTLDWADAAMDAPRHNGLTPFGKEVVREMNRLGMIVDISHVTPKVMHDVLDIAESPVMYSHSSAKALTDHPRNVPDDVLRRLAKNGGVVMVTFIPAFVSQAVADWDLQVREVTKGNPSLSDVERIKTEYAKTHPRPVATLKNVADHIDHVRKTAGVDQVGIGSDFYGSPDMPQGLEDVSKFPDLFAELITRGWTDRDLVKLAGGNILRVLRQVEVNAARIQAQRPPSTATFERMR is encoded by the coding sequence ATGGCGCGATGGACGGTGGTGCTGGTCGGGCTCTTGGTCGGGGGCGTCGTGCCCGGTGCGGCGCAAACCGACGCCGCGCTGGCGCGCGCACGGCGCATCCTCAGGGCCTCGCCGCTCGTCGACGGCCACAATGACCTCCCGCTCGTGATCCGGGAGGACGCCAATGCCCCCGGCGATGTCGCCGCCTATGACCTTCGGCGCCGAACCACCGGCGACACCGATCTCGAGCGGCTCCGCCTCGGACAAGTCGGGGCCCAATTCTGGTCCGTGTACATCCCCGGCGAGATCAAAGACTCCGGGTATGCCAAGGTCCAGCTCGAGCAGATCGACATCGCCCGTCGAATCATCGAGCGGTACCCGGAGGCGTTGACGCTCGCCACGAGCGCCGGCGACGTGAGGGCGGCGTTTGCTCGGGGCAAGATCGGCTCGCTCCTCGGGATGGAGGGCGGCCATGCGATCGAGAACTCGCTCGGCGCGCTCCGGGCCTACTATCGGCTCGGCGTGCGCTACATGACGCTGACCCATAACGTCACCCTCGACTGGGCCGACGCCGCGATGGACGCGCCCCGTCACAACGGGCTGACGCCGTTCGGTAAGGAAGTGGTTCGGGAGATGAACCGGCTTGGCATGATCGTCGATATTTCCCACGTCACGCCGAAGGTGATGCACGACGTCCTCGACATCGCCGAATCGCCGGTGATGTATTCGCATTCTTCGGCCAAGGCGTTGACCGACCATCCCCGGAACGTGCCGGACGACGTGCTTCGGCGTTTGGCCAAGAACGGCGGGGTCGTCATGGTCACCTTCATCCCGGCGTTTGTATCCCAAGCGGTGGCGGATTGGGATCTCCAGGTCCGCGAGGTGACCAAGGGCAATCCCTCGCTGTCCGACGTCGAGCGGATCAAGACCGAGTACGCCAAGACCCACCCGAGGCCGGTAGCCACCCTCAAGAATGTGGCCGATCACATCGACCACGTCCGGAAAACCGCGGGGGTCGATCAAGTTGGCATCGGAAGCGACTTCTACGGCAGCCCCGACATGCCGCAAGGCCTCGAGGATGTCTCCAAGTTTCCGGACCTGTTCGCGGAGTTGATCACCCGGGGCTGGACCGATCGGGACCTGGTCAAATTGGCCGGCGGGAACATCCTTCGGGTCCTCCGGCAGGTTGAAGTGAATGCGGCCCGCATCCAGGCCCAGCGACCGCCCTCGACCGCCACGTTCGAACGGATGCGCTAG